One Devosia lacusdianchii genomic window carries:
- the ccmA gene encoding heme ABC exporter ATP-binding protein CcmA, which produces MTTRQVFPPLVLRAQGLTCGRGGMALADSLDFSVGAGHCLLLRGPNGSGKTTLLLTLAGIIAPMEGRFDLEGADDEARNLHYCGHRNAIKPRLSVIENLAFWAALNGPTGIPPAAALDEIGLGGLETLDAGYLSAGQSRRLALARLLVSHRPVWLLDEPTAALDVEGHELVTRLIDRHLDMGGLAIAATHDPITLPDAGRMETLALGARL; this is translated from the coding sequence ATGACGACAAGGCAAGTGTTCCCCCCGCTGGTGCTGCGCGCGCAAGGCCTCACCTGCGGTCGCGGCGGCATGGCGCTGGCAGACAGTCTCGATTTTTCGGTCGGCGCGGGGCACTGCCTGCTGCTGCGTGGCCCCAATGGATCAGGCAAAACCACGCTGCTGCTGACCCTGGCCGGCATTATCGCGCCCATGGAGGGACGGTTTGACCTCGAGGGCGCCGACGATGAGGCTCGGAACCTGCATTATTGCGGCCATCGCAACGCCATCAAGCCCCGCCTGAGCGTGATCGAAAACCTGGCCTTCTGGGCGGCGCTCAACGGCCCGACGGGCATACCGCCGGCCGCGGCGCTGGACGAAATAGGGCTCGGCGGGCTGGAAACGCTCGATGCCGGCTATCTTTCGGCCGGACAGTCGCGGCGTCTGGCGCTGGCGCGCCTGCTGGTCAGCCATCGACCGGTGTGGTTGCTCGACGAACCAACAGCGGCGCTTGACGTCGAAGGGCACGAACTGGTGACGCGACTGATCGACCGGCACCTCGACATGGGCGGGCTGGCGATCGCGGCAACGCACGACCCCATCACCCTGCCCGATGCCGGGCGGATGGAAACTCTGGCCCTGGGTGCGCGCCTATGA
- the ccmB gene encoding heme exporter protein CcmB — MTSFRAMIQRELRLSLRGGGDVLTLVLFFVITGAIVPFAVGPDRVLLARIAPGIVWVAAFLAMLLGIERLFRADHEDGSLVLLRQAELPLSAVIAAKLIAHWLVSALPLIVASPLLAVLLAMEPDAFWRTLISLLVGTPALAAFAAIGAAVTVAIRRGGLIAPILIAPLSIPVLIFGVGSITNTQSGAAMLFLAALSLMAVALAPFAAALAISSAED, encoded by the coding sequence ATGACCAGCTTCAGGGCCATGATCCAGCGCGAACTGCGGCTATCGCTGCGCGGCGGCGGCGATGTGCTGACGCTGGTGCTGTTCTTCGTCATAACAGGCGCCATTGTACCCTTCGCCGTGGGGCCCGACCGGGTGCTGCTGGCCCGGATCGCGCCCGGCATCGTGTGGGTCGCGGCCTTTCTCGCCATGCTGTTGGGCATCGAGCGACTGTTCCGCGCCGATCACGAGGATGGCTCGCTGGTTCTGCTGCGCCAGGCCGAATTGCCGCTCAGCGCCGTCATTGCCGCAAAATTGATCGCGCACTGGCTGGTCTCGGCCCTGCCATTGATCGTCGCCAGCCCCCTGCTTGCGGTGCTGCTGGCCATGGAGCCTGACGCCTTCTGGCGGACGCTGATTTCACTGCTCGTCGGCACTCCGGCCCTGGCCGCTTTCGCGGCGATCGGCGCGGCGGTAACCGTGGCGATCCGGCGCGGCGGGCTGATTGCGCCCATTCTCATCGCACCTTTATCCATTCCTGTGCTGATCTTCGGCGTCGGCTCCATCACCAATACGCAGTCCGGTGCCGCCATGCTGTTTCTTGCGGCATTGAGCCTCATGGCGGTGGCGCTGGCTCCCTTTGCCGCCGCCCTTGCGATAAGTTCGGCCGAAGACTAG
- a CDS encoding heme ABC transporter permease: MSIDTTPKQSWWNRIAHPGQFVAWTTPLLWPLTIVTALLFVVGLYFAFFNSPEDYQMGDTVRIMYVHVPNAWLSQFVYGVMAVSALGTLVWRHPMADVSMKAAAPLGALFTTLALFTGSLWGRPTWGTFWEWDGRMTSTLVLLFIYLGIIALWRAFDDQLRAARVIAVFTLVGAVNIPIIKFSVDWWSTLHQPASVFRADGPRMPGSILTPLFVMFFAFTFLFLVLHLKAMHTEVKRRRVATLQRKAAQGAGA, translated from the coding sequence ATGAGCATAGACACCACACCCAAGCAAAGCTGGTGGAACCGCATCGCCCATCCCGGGCAGTTCGTCGCCTGGACGACGCCACTGCTGTGGCCGTTGACGATCGTGACGGCTTTGCTGTTCGTCGTCGGGCTGTATTTTGCCTTCTTCAATTCGCCCGAGGACTACCAGATGGGCGATACCGTGCGCATCATGTATGTCCACGTACCCAATGCCTGGCTCAGCCAGTTCGTCTATGGCGTCATGGCGGTTTCGGCCCTTGGTACGCTGGTCTGGCGCCACCCCATGGCCGACGTGTCGATGAAGGCCGCTGCGCCCTTGGGTGCGCTTTTCACCACCCTTGCTCTGTTCACCGGCTCGCTTTGGGGCCGCCCGACCTGGGGCACGTTCTGGGAATGGGACGGGCGCATGACCTCCACCCTGGTGTTGCTGTTCATCTATCTCGGCATCATCGCGCTATGGCGCGCTTTCGACGATCAGTTGCGCGCCGCGCGCGTCATTGCCGTCTTCACGCTGGTCGGCGCGGTCAACATCCCCATCATCAAATTCTCGGTCGACTGGTGGAGCACCCTGCACCAACCGGCCAGTGTCTTCCGTGCCGACGGTCCGCGCATGCCCGGCTCGATCCTGACGCCGCTTTTTGTCATGTTCTTCGCGTTTACATTCCTGTTCCTGGTTTTGCATCTCAAGGCCATGCATACCGAGGTCAAGCGCCGGCGCGTCGCGACACTGCAGCGCAAGGCCGCACAGGGAGCCGGAGCATGA
- the ccmD gene encoding heme exporter protein CcmD, which produces MIELGPHAVFIISAYLGVAIAVGGLITWTLYDGRRTARKLAELEARNPRGRPAN; this is translated from the coding sequence ATGATCGAGCTGGGACCCCATGCCGTTTTCATCATCTCGGCCTATCTGGGTGTCGCCATCGCGGTTGGCGGCCTGATTACCTGGACGCTTTATGACGGGCGCCGTACGGCGCGCAAACTGGCCGAACTCGAAGCGCGCAACCCGCGCGGGCGGCCGGCCAATTGA
- a CDS encoding DsbE family thiol:disulfide interchange protein, translated as MRYALFGLPLIALVALVAVFAFSIDRDPGLVRSVLIDKPVPTFAMPAVPELGVPGFDTAALMGEVTVVNVFASWCIPCRDEHPLLVALKEVSGVRLFGINQSDAPENARAFLAELGNPYDAVGADRDRRVSIDWGVYGVPETFVVDAKGIITFKHVGPLTPRDIETELLPAIEMARG; from the coding sequence ATGCGCTACGCCCTTTTCGGCCTGCCGCTGATCGCGCTGGTGGCGCTGGTGGCGGTTTTCGCCTTCTCCATTGACCGCGATCCTGGCCTCGTGCGCTCGGTCTTGATCGATAAGCCCGTCCCGACCTTCGCCATGCCCGCAGTCCCCGAACTGGGTGTGCCCGGCTTCGATACCGCCGCGCTGATGGGCGAGGTAACAGTGGTCAACGTCTTTGCCAGCTGGTGCATCCCCTGCCGCGACGAGCATCCACTGCTGGTGGCGCTCAAGGAGGTCAGCGGCGTCAGGCTGTTCGGCATCAACCAGAGTGACGCGCCGGAAAACGCCCGCGCGTTTCTCGCCGAGCTGGGCAATCCCTATGATGCTGTCGGCGCCGATCGTGACCGCCGCGTCTCAATCGACTGGGGCGTCTATGGCGTGCCGGAAACCTTCGTGGTCGATGCCAAGGGCATCATCACCTTCAAGCATGTCGGCCCCCTGACACCAAGGGACATCGAGACCGAGCTGCTGCCGGCAATCGAGATGGCCCGCGGCTAA
- a CDS encoding Flp family type IVb pilin, translated as MLRTLINFAHDEAGVTPVEYGLIAAIIMVATTVAVSAAGFSLTDIVGGGDR; from the coding sequence ATGTTGCGTACCCTGATAAATTTCGCCCACGATGAAGCCGGCGTGACCCCTGTCGAATACGGCTTGATCGCAGCGATTATCATGGTGGCGACGACGGTCGCAGTGTCGGCCGCAGGCTTCAGTCTCACAGACATTGTTGGCGGTGGTGATCGCTGA
- a CDS encoding DUF1674 domain-containing protein: MSDEDIPEETPRPPLSDAAKRALAEAEARRRAIDAKGAFAPKEKGGRGGLEPGRYGDWEIKGLTSDF, encoded by the coding sequence ATGAGCGACGAAGATATCCCAGAGGAAACGCCACGGCCGCCCCTAAGCGACGCCGCCAAGCGCGCGCTGGCCGAAGCCGAGGCGCGCCGCCGGGCGATCGATGCGAAGGGAGCCTTTGCCCCCAAGGAGAAAGGCGGTCGCGGCGGATTGGAGCCCGGGCGCTATGGCGATTGGGAAATCAAGGGCCTGACCAGCGACTTCTGA
- the htpX gene encoding zinc metalloprotease HtpX, protein MFNAFRTTVLLAALTALFMAVGYFIGGTSGMMIAFVFALVTNLFGYWNSDKLVLRMQNAVPVERSRVPELYDMVDILSRKAGIPTPKVYVIQSEQPNAFATGRNPQNAAVAVSAGLLKHLETREVAAVVAHELAHIRSRDTLTMTITATFAGAISALAQFGLFFGGGNNRDNPLGGVGALLMVFLAPVAAMLVQMAVSRTREYEADRDGAEISGDPLALASALQKIATLAGRQVNIAAERNPAMAHMYIINPLSGQRMDNLFSTHPDTGNRIEALRKLAAEMQVDDKGRRPQPRPAPTSTGRDIGGGWRVPTVGRTDEDGGQRGPWG, encoded by the coding sequence GTGTTCAATGCGTTTCGCACCACTGTCCTGCTTGCAGCGCTGACCGCGCTGTTCATGGCTGTCGGCTATTTCATCGGCGGCACATCCGGCATGATGATCGCCTTCGTCTTTGCACTGGTGACCAATCTCTTCGGCTACTGGAATTCCGACAAGCTGGTACTGCGCATGCAGAATGCCGTGCCGGTCGAACGCTCCCGCGTGCCCGAGCTTTACGACATGGTCGACATCCTGTCGCGCAAGGCCGGCATACCCACGCCCAAGGTCTATGTCATCCAGTCCGAGCAGCCCAACGCATTCGCCACCGGCCGTAACCCGCAAAACGCCGCCGTCGCCGTGTCTGCCGGCCTGCTCAAGCATCTCGAAACCCGTGAAGTCGCGGCCGTGGTCGCGCATGAACTGGCCCATATCCGCAGCCGCGACACGCTGACCATGACCATTACCGCCACCTTTGCCGGCGCCATTTCGGCCCTGGCGCAGTTCGGCCTGTTCTTTGGTGGCGGCAATAATCGCGACAATCCGCTGGGCGGTGTCGGCGCGCTGCTGATGGTTTTCCTCGCGCCGGTCGCGGCCATGCTGGTGCAAATGGCGGTGAGCCGCACCCGCGAATACGAAGCCGACCGCGACGGCGCCGAGATTTCCGGCGACCCGCTGGCGCTCGCTTCGGCGCTGCAGAAGATCGCGACCCTGGCCGGCCGGCAGGTCAATATCGCGGCCGAGCGCAACCCGGCCATGGCCCATATGTACATCATCAACCCCCTATCCGGGCAGCGGATGGACAACCTCTTTTCCACCCATCCCGATACCGGCAACCGCATCGAAGCTTTGCGCAAGCTTGCAGCCGAGATGCAGGTGGACGATAAGGGCCGCAGGCCTCAGCCTCGCCCAGCCCCGACCAGTACCGGTCGCGACATCGGCGGTGGCTGGCGCGTGCCGACCGTCGGACGGACCGACGAGGACGGCGGACAACGCGGTCCCTGGGGATAG
- a CDS encoding RsmB/NOP family class I SAM-dependent RNA methyltransferase produces MAHNKPDPAGLKLRLVAAQRLKSVLAGDNFSPLTASDLADGRDRALANRLITTALRRQGQLNFIIHALLDKGMPGKSGTFEAVLRLSLAQLVFLPDLGAHSALFLAVEATKRDPKARHLSGLMNAVLRNAQANSAKFSMLSDDLLIPDTFGDTWLEAYGEDAIDAFSDALLSGAPLDLTLKDDDQDLIDSLGAERVIADTVRIDQRDRPVEALPGYAEGRWWVQDAASAIPARLLGLPAGARVLDLCAAPGGKTAQLIKAGHLVTALDSDAKRMERLKENLARLDYTAEIIVGDAGTFAPNSPYQGVLLDAPCSATGTFRRHPEVIWHRSVNDVAGRVRLQRALLTNAFRCLDTGGVLIYCVCSLEPAEGEDQVAWALDSLPGLELWPVDKDELAGLESAVSATGLVRTHPGLAPGGRDGGMDGFFVARFRRR; encoded by the coding sequence GTGGCGCATAACAAACCTGATCCGGCGGGGCTCAAGCTTCGCCTCGTTGCTGCACAGCGGCTGAAATCCGTACTGGCGGGCGATAACTTCTCGCCCCTGACCGCCAGCGACCTGGCCGATGGGCGGGATCGCGCCCTGGCCAATCGGCTGATCACCACTGCCTTGCGCCGTCAGGGCCAGCTCAATTTCATTATCCACGCTTTGCTCGACAAGGGCATGCCCGGCAAGTCCGGCACGTTCGAAGCCGTGCTGCGGCTGTCGCTGGCGCAACTGGTATTTTTGCCCGATCTTGGCGCCCACAGCGCCCTGTTCCTCGCCGTCGAAGCCACCAAGCGCGACCCCAAGGCCCGCCATCTCAGCGGCCTGATGAATGCGGTGCTGCGCAATGCGCAGGCCAATTCGGCCAAGTTCAGCATGCTGAGCGATGACCTGCTGATTCCCGACACCTTTGGCGACACCTGGCTCGAAGCCTATGGCGAGGACGCCATCGATGCTTTCTCCGACGCCCTGCTATCAGGCGCGCCACTCGACCTGACGCTTAAGGATGATGATCAGGACCTGATCGATTCTCTGGGCGCCGAGCGGGTCATTGCCGACACCGTGCGCATCGACCAGCGCGACCGGCCCGTGGAAGCCCTGCCCGGCTATGCCGAGGGCCGCTGGTGGGTGCAGGACGCCGCATCAGCCATTCCGGCGCGACTGCTGGGTCTGCCGGCTGGCGCCCGCGTGCTCGACCTCTGCGCCGCCCCCGGTGGCAAGACCGCGCAACTGATCAAGGCCGGCCATCTGGTGACGGCGCTCGACAGCGACGCCAAGCGCATGGAGCGGCTCAAGGAAAACCTCGCACGCCTCGACTACACCGCCGAGATCATCGTCGGCGATGCCGGTACGTTCGCGCCCAATTCGCCCTATCAGGGCGTGCTGCTCGATGCGCCCTGCTCGGCTACCGGCACCTTCCGCCGCCACCCCGAAGTGATCTGGCACCGCTCGGTCAACGATGTCGCCGGACGTGTGCGTCTGCAGCGGGCCCTGCTCACCAATGCCTTCCGTTGCCTTGATACGGGCGGAGTCCTGATCTATTGCGTCTGTTCGCTCGAGCCCGCCGAGGGCGAGGATCAGGTCGCTTGGGCCCTTGATTCGTTGCCGGGTCTGGAGCTCTGGCCGGTGGACAAGGACGAGCTTGCGGGCCTTGAGTCGGCCGTTTCGGCGACCGGCCTGGTACGCACCCATCCGGGCCTGGCGCCGGGCGGACGCGATGGGGGCATGGACGGATTTTTTGTGGCGCGGTTCCGTCGCCGCTAA
- a CDS encoding heparinase II/III family protein has translation MVTRPGHALRRLAYGFADTMVTLPILRWTWRGLADDAFAGELPEFRPADREAVRDMMAGRYLLASKLVETGGTSPFGLDVYHLDWWLNLHSFSWLRHFRDVRDNGERRFARTLVLDWIGREGQFERDTWAPAVTAQRVLNWLRHLPLLLDSATPEQAKTIQRVLGAQIQSLKVRGPLSSDPSEALFAAIALLGAEYCEQGDQTDIPARVEKLNALLAQQLDADGLHRSRSPKMQLQLLVELVSVRRVAGSIKSEAANELGAQIDRMHESLDALTLSSGEPVYFNGAGHLPHDVLIAIQSNGPSRRRRSMLLGGYGILRDGDAVVVADSGLLPPAGLDGDSHASALAFEFSHGSELILGSCGPAPSDLPESKALFRQGVAHSAPTIDAENAPGVTSPIMTLDTADHLLSLTTSGYAKRFGVDIERRITLLSGGTTLVGQDRLIGHGTPSGHLSVRFHLAPGVMVRRNRGEGIVRLVLPNGAVWSFLWEGAEFHEEESVRQSAYVGLHKTRQLVLETEVAANAEIAWIFTLEQN, from the coding sequence ATGGTGACGCGTCCCGGCCACGCGCTGCGCCGCCTTGCCTATGGTTTTGCCGATACCATGGTGACACTGCCCATCCTGCGCTGGACCTGGCGCGGGCTGGCCGACGACGCCTTTGCCGGTGAATTGCCCGAGTTCCGCCCGGCCGACCGCGAAGCCGTGCGCGACATGATGGCTGGCCGCTACTTGCTGGCCAGCAAACTGGTCGAAACCGGCGGCACCTCGCCGTTCGGCCTCGATGTCTACCATCTTGATTGGTGGCTCAACCTCCACAGCTTCTCCTGGCTGCGCCATTTCCGCGACGTGCGCGACAATGGCGAGCGCCGCTTTGCTCGTACCCTGGTGCTTGACTGGATCGGCCGCGAGGGCCAATTCGAACGCGATACCTGGGCCCCAGCGGTCACCGCCCAGCGCGTGCTCAACTGGCTGCGCCATTTGCCCTTGCTGCTCGATAGCGCCACACCCGAGCAGGCCAAGACCATCCAGCGTGTGCTCGGCGCCCAAATCCAGAGCCTCAAGGTGCGCGGACCATTGTCCAGCGATCCCAGCGAAGCCCTGTTCGCCGCCATTGCCCTGCTCGGCGCCGAATATTGCGAACAAGGCGACCAGACCGACATTCCAGCGCGGGTGGAGAAGCTCAACGCCTTGCTGGCCCAGCAATTGGATGCCGATGGCCTCCATCGCTCGCGCAGCCCCAAAATGCAGTTGCAACTGCTCGTCGAACTCGTCAGCGTCCGTCGCGTTGCCGGCTCGATCAAATCCGAGGCCGCCAACGAGCTGGGCGCCCAGATCGACCGTATGCATGAAAGCCTCGACGCCCTCACGCTTTCCAGCGGCGAACCGGTCTATTTCAATGGCGCCGGGCACCTGCCCCATGACGTCTTGATCGCCATCCAGTCCAACGGACCCAGCCGCCGCCGGCGCTCCATGCTCCTGGGCGGCTATGGCATCCTGCGTGACGGCGATGCGGTGGTGGTCGCCGATTCCGGCCTGCTGCCGCCTGCCGGTCTCGATGGCGACAGCCATGCCAGCGCGCTGGCCTTCGAATTCTCCCATGGCAGCGAACTGATCCTGGGCTCCTGTGGCCCCGCGCCCTCCGACCTGCCTGAGAGCAAGGCGCTGTTTCGCCAGGGTGTGGCCCATTCGGCCCCGACCATCGACGCGGAAAATGCGCCCGGTGTCACCAGCCCGATCATGACGCTCGACACCGCCGATCACCTGCTCAGCCTCACCACGTCAGGCTATGCCAAGCGCTTCGGCGTCGATATCGAGCGGCGGATCACCCTGCTGTCGGGCGGCACGACCCTGGTCGGGCAGGACCGCCTGATCGGCCATGGGACCCCGTCCGGCCACCTTTCGGTGCGCTTCCACCTGGCGCCTGGCGTGATGGTGCGGCGCAATCGCGGCGAGGGCATCGTGCGGCTGGTCCTGCCCAATGGCGCGGTCTGGAGCTTCCTCTGGGAAGGCGCCGAGTTCCACGAGGAGGAAAGCGTCCGCCAATCGGCCTATGTCGGTCTGCACAAGACGCGGCAACTGGTGCTGGAAACCGAGGTCGCAGCCAATGCCGAGATCGCCTGGATCTTTACGCTCGAACAGAACTAG
- the purH gene encoding bifunctional phosphoribosylaminoimidazolecarboxamide formyltransferase/IMP cyclohydrolase — protein sequence MGKTVKVGRALLSVFDKSGMADFARGLSAAGVELVSTGGTHKLIRDAGLPVREISDLTGFPEMMDGRVKTLHPKVHGGLLSVRDNPSHAASMDEHQIGAIDLVAVNLYPFEKTVASGASYDDIIENIDIGGPAMVRSAAKNHAYVTVVVDPADYPAILDAISTTGGVPFELRQRLAAKAYARTAAYDSAISTWFAKAIDYPEIPYRSFAGTLREVMRYGENPHQWAGFYANGESRAGVATAQQVQGKTLSYNNINDTDAAFELVSEFDPAQVAAVAIIKHANPCGVAVADNLLTAYQNALRTDPVSAFGGIVATNREIDATTATEIVKVFTEVIVAPSATQEAQDIIAAKKNLRLLLTGGIADPKADGLVVKSVAGGLLVQSRDNRNVDDCDLKVVTKKAPSDKEMADLRLAAKVAKHVKSNAIVYVKDGATVGIGAGQMSRVDSALTGHRKSIDAAKAAGIEGALAQGSVVASDAFFPFADGLEALVAAGATAVIQPGGSMRDDEVIAAADAAGIAMVMTGMRHFRH from the coding sequence ATGGGCAAGACGGTCAAGGTCGGGCGGGCGCTGCTTTCGGTATTCGACAAGTCTGGCATGGCCGACTTCGCCAGGGGGCTCAGCGCGGCCGGTGTCGAGCTGGTTTCGACGGGCGGTACGCACAAGCTGATCAGGGATGCCGGTCTCCCGGTCCGCGAGATTTCCGACCTCACCGGCTTCCCCGAAATGATGGATGGCCGCGTCAAGACGCTGCATCCCAAGGTGCATGGCGGACTTCTTTCGGTACGGGACAACCCATCCCACGCCGCCTCCATGGACGAACATCAGATCGGCGCCATCGACCTGGTCGCAGTCAACCTCTACCCGTTCGAGAAGACCGTCGCATCGGGCGCCAGCTATGACGACATCATCGAGAATATCGACATTGGCGGCCCGGCCATGGTGCGGTCGGCGGCCAAGAACCACGCCTATGTCACCGTGGTCGTCGACCCCGCCGACTATCCCGCCATCCTCGACGCCATCAGCACCACTGGCGGCGTGCCATTCGAGCTGCGCCAGAGGCTGGCCGCCAAGGCCTATGCCCGCACCGCCGCCTATGACAGCGCTATCTCCACGTGGTTCGCCAAGGCGATCGACTACCCCGAAATTCCCTATCGCAGCTTTGCCGGCACCCTGCGCGAGGTTATGCGCTATGGCGAAAACCCCCATCAATGGGCCGGCTTCTATGCAAATGGCGAAAGCCGCGCCGGCGTCGCCACTGCGCAGCAGGTGCAGGGTAAGACGCTGAGCTACAACAATATCAACGACACTGACGCCGCCTTCGAGCTGGTCTCCGAGTTCGACCCGGCGCAGGTCGCCGCCGTTGCCATCATCAAGCACGCCAATCCCTGCGGCGTTGCCGTGGCCGACAACCTGCTGACGGCCTACCAGAACGCCCTGCGCACCGACCCCGTCTCGGCCTTTGGCGGCATCGTTGCCACCAATCGCGAGATCGACGCCACCACCGCCACCGAGATCGTCAAGGTCTTCACCGAGGTGATCGTGGCGCCGTCGGCAACCCAGGAAGCCCAGGACATCATTGCGGCCAAGAAGAACCTGCGCCTGTTGCTGACCGGCGGCATTGCTGACCCCAAGGCCGATGGCCTCGTGGTCAAGTCAGTGGCGGGTGGCCTGCTGGTCCAGTCGCGCGATAACAGAAATGTCGACGACTGCGATCTCAAGGTGGTGACCAAGAAGGCCCCATCGGACAAGGAAATGGCCGACCTGCGCCTCGCCGCCAAGGTAGCCAAGCACGTCAAATCCAACGCCATCGTCTACGTCAAGGACGGCGCCACGGTCGGCATTGGTGCGGGCCAGATGAGCCGGGTGGATTCCGCGCTGACCGGTCATCGCAAGTCGATCGACGCGGCAAAGGCGGCGGGCATCGAGGGTGCCCTGGCCCAGGGGTCGGTTGTTGCCTCCGACGCCTTTTTCCCCTTTGCCGATGGCCTTGAGGCTCTGGTCGCGGCCGGCGCCACCGCCGTCATCCAGCCGGGCGGCTCGATGCGCGACGACGAAGTTATCGCCGCCGCCGACGCCGCCGGCATCGCCATGGTAATGACCGGCATGCGCCATTTCCGGCACTAG
- a CDS encoding oligosaccharide flippase family protein, whose product MAISIVLCVGVFAVTGTVTLSDTTTHFYGAAFLILPMALAEYNSSALRAQGSLWTALLPRDILWRLAMPAATVALFAAGVILSGADALALYSALLVGSLVLQYWVAHQQGYELRAGWGGTAQYLRERGSIGAWLLLGALIESAALNADVVLVGLMAGLESSALYFNAMRTAGLMTLISYAIVLVMAPVITRHYYAGDRFQTQLVTAAGAWAGFAFAVCTFGLFVLFGEPILSLFGPVYGDAHLVLVLLSAGLLVDAATGPTLTLMTTTGQERVFAYSLGAVTLVSLVIQALVLPTYGLVGVAAVNMIARLVSQVFMAFWCIAKVGVDPTIFGVLRLRGMGRQLQSSQ is encoded by the coding sequence GTGGCCATCTCTATTGTCCTCTGCGTCGGCGTCTTCGCGGTGACAGGCACCGTGACCCTGTCCGATACGACAACCCATTTCTATGGTGCCGCGTTTCTTATTTTGCCGATGGCACTGGCCGAATACAATTCGTCGGCCCTGCGAGCCCAGGGCTCGCTGTGGACGGCGCTGCTGCCGCGCGACATCCTGTGGCGGCTGGCCATGCCGGCCGCTACCGTTGCGCTGTTCGCTGCTGGCGTCATCCTGAGTGGCGCGGATGCGCTGGCCCTCTACTCCGCACTGCTGGTCGGCTCGCTGGTCCTGCAGTATTGGGTGGCGCACCAGCAGGGTTATGAACTGCGGGCCGGCTGGGGCGGCACGGCCCAATACTTGCGCGAGCGGGGCAGCATCGGCGCGTGGCTGTTGCTGGGCGCCCTGATCGAATCGGCTGCCCTGAACGCCGATGTGGTCTTGGTCGGTCTGATGGCCGGCCTTGAGAGCTCGGCCCTTTACTTCAACGCCATGCGCACCGCCGGACTGATGACGCTGATCAGCTACGCTATCGTGCTGGTGATGGCGCCGGTCATTACCCGGCATTACTATGCGGGCGACCGTTTCCAGACCCAACTGGTGACCGCTGCCGGCGCATGGGCCGGCTTCGCCTTCGCTGTCTGCACCTTCGGACTTTTTGTCCTGTTTGGGGAGCCCATCCTCTCCCTGTTTGGCCCCGTCTACGGCGATGCCCATCTGGTCCTGGTGCTGCTGTCAGCCGGTCTGCTGGTGGACGCCGCGACCGGCCCTACCCTCACCCTGATGACCACCACTGGCCAGGAACGCGTCTTCGCCTACTCGCTGGGCGCCGTGACCCTGGTAAGCCTTGTGATACAGGCGCTCGTCCTGCCGACCTATGGCCTGGTGGGCGTCGCCGCGGTGAACATGATCGCCCGGCTCGTGTCACAGGTCTTCATGGCCTTCTGGTGCATCGCAAAGGTGGGGGTGGATCCCACCATATTCGGTGTCCTGCGCCTACGCGGCATGGGCCGGCAGCTCCAGAGCTCGCAATAG